From Penicillium psychrofluorescens genome assembly, chromosome: 1, one genomic window encodes:
- a CDS encoding uncharacterized protein (ID:PFLUO_000610-T1.cds;~source:funannotate): MPSIRTVLYTTFTVLTLPLRIIVTCLYYLPRAFRSRTAWTYHQVLGDTLFRFWFKYATTVKLHTSKSLEPGREKERFVVIDLPTEKGATNSSSSYQGIVLNDPKIQP, translated from the coding sequence ATGCCGTCCATCAGAACAGTCCTCTATACCACCTTTACGGTACTTACACTTCCCCTTCGCATAATCGTCACTTGTCTTTACTATTTACCTCGAGCGTTTCGATCCAGGACAGCCTGGACCTACCACCAAGTCCTCGGCGATACCCTCTTCCGCTTCTGGTTCAAATATGCGACCACCGTGAAACTCCACACGTCAAAGTCTCTTGAGCCCGGCCGCGAGAAGGAACGCTTTGTAGTCATCGATCTTCCCACTGAGAAGGGGGCTACTAACAGCAGCTCGTCTTACCAAGGCATTGTTCTCAATGACCCGAAAATCCAGCCATGA